One window of Fusobacterium polymorphum genomic DNA carries:
- the rpoC gene encoding DNA-directed RNA polymerase subunit beta', protein MGIRSFEKIRIKLASPEKILEWSHGEVTKPETINYRTLNPERDGLFCEVIFGPTKDWECSCGKYKRMRYKGLVCEKCGVEVTRAKVRRERMGHITLASPVSHIWYSKGSPNKMSLIIGISSKELESVLYFARYIVTSSQEQTVEVGKILTEKEYKLLKQLYGNKFEAYMGADGILKLLSAIDLEKLRDELENELVDANSAQKRKKLVKRLKIVRDFIASGNRPEWMILTNVPVIPAELRPMVQLDGGRFATSDLNDLYRRVINRNNRLKKLLEIKAPEIVVKNEKRMLQEAVDALIDNGRRGKPVVAQNNRELKSLSDMLKGKQGRFRQNLLGKRVDYSARSVIVVGPSLKMNQCGIPKKMALELYKPFIMRELVRRELANNIKMAKKLVEESDDKVWAVIEDVIADHPVLLNRAPTLHRLSIQAFQPVLIEGKAIRLHPLVCSAFNADFDGDQMAVHLTLSPESMMEAKLLMFAPNNIISPSSGEPIAVPSQDMVMGCFYMTKERPGEKGEGKLFSNIEQVITAYQNDKVGTHALIKVRMNGELVETTPGRVLFNEILPEIDRNYHKTYGKGEIKALIKSLYEAHGFTETAELINRVKNFGYHYGTFAGVSVGIEDLEVPPKKKDLLNKADKEVAQIEKDYKSGKIINEERYRKTIEVWSRTTEAVTKAMMDNLDEFNPVYMMATSGARGNVSQMRQLAGMRGNMADTQGRTIEVPIKANFREGLTVLEFFMSSHGARKGLADTALRTADSGYLTRRLVDISHEVIVNEEDCHTHEGIEVEALVGANGKVIEKLSERINGRVLAEDLVHKGKKIAKRNTMIHKDLLDKIEELGIKKVKIRSPLTCALEKGVCQKCYGMDLSNYNEILLGEAVGVVAAQSIGEPGTQLTMRTFHTGGVAGAATVVNSKKAENDGEVSFRDIKTIEIDGEDVVVSQGGKIIIADNEHEVDSGSVIRVKEGQKVKEGDVLVTFDPYHIPIISSHDGKVQYRHFTPKNIRDEKYDVHEYLVVRSVDSVDSEPRVHILDKKNEKLATYNIPYGAYMMVRDGAKVKKGDIIAKIIKLGEGTKDITGGLPRVQELFEARNPKGKATLAEIDGRIEILPTKKKQMRVVNVRSLENPEEFKEYLIPMGERLVVTDGLKIKAGDKITEGAISPYDVLSIKGLVAAEQFILESVQQVYRDQGVTVNDKHIEIIVKQMFRKVRIVDSGASLFLEDEVIEKRVVDLENKKLEEEGKALIKYEPVIQGITKAAVNTGSFISAASFQETTKVLSNAAIEGKVDYLEGLKENVILGKKIPAGTGFNKYKAIKIKYNSEEKPEEE, encoded by the coding sequence ATGGGAATAAGAAGTTTTGAAAAAATTAGAATAAAATTAGCATCTCCTGAAAAAATATTGGAATGGTCTCATGGGGAAGTAACAAAACCTGAAACTATAAATTATAGAACACTAAATCCAGAAAGAGATGGATTATTCTGTGAAGTAATATTTGGACCAACAAAGGATTGGGAATGTTCTTGTGGAAAATATAAAAGAATGAGATATAAAGGCTTAGTTTGTGAAAAATGTGGAGTTGAAGTAACAAGAGCTAAAGTTAGAAGAGAAAGAATGGGACATATAACTTTAGCTTCTCCTGTTTCTCATATTTGGTACTCAAAAGGAAGCCCAAATAAAATGTCTTTAATTATTGGTATCTCATCAAAAGAATTGGAATCAGTTCTATATTTTGCAAGATATATAGTAACTTCTAGCCAAGAACAAACTGTTGAAGTTGGAAAAATATTAACAGAAAAAGAATACAAATTATTAAAACAATTATATGGAAATAAGTTTGAAGCATATATGGGAGCAGACGGAATCTTAAAGCTTCTTTCAGCTATTGACTTAGAAAAATTAAGAGATGAATTAGAAAATGAATTAGTAGATGCTAATTCAGCTCAAAAAAGAAAAAAATTAGTAAAAAGATTAAAAATAGTTAGAGACTTTATAGCTTCTGGAAATAGACCTGAATGGATGATACTTACAAATGTTCCTGTAATTCCAGCAGAGCTTAGACCCATGGTTCAACTTGATGGTGGAAGATTTGCAACTTCAGATTTAAATGATTTATATAGAAGAGTTATAAATAGAAATAATAGACTTAAAAAGTTATTGGAAATAAAAGCACCTGAAATTGTTGTAAAAAATGAAAAAAGAATGCTTCAAGAAGCAGTAGATGCTCTTATTGATAATGGTAGAAGAGGTAAACCAGTAGTTGCTCAAAATAATAGAGAATTAAAATCTTTATCTGATATGTTAAAAGGAAAACAAGGAAGATTTAGACAAAACCTACTAGGAAAAAGAGTTGATTATTCAGCAAGATCTGTTATAGTTGTTGGACCATCTTTAAAGATGAATCAATGTGGTATACCTAAGAAAATGGCTCTTGAATTATATAAACCATTTATAATGAGAGAGTTAGTAAGAAGAGAATTAGCTAATAATATTAAAATGGCTAAAAAATTAGTTGAAGAATCTGATGATAAAGTTTGGGCAGTAATAGAAGATGTTATTGCTGATCACCCTGTACTTTTAAACAGAGCCCCTACATTACATAGATTATCAATACAAGCATTCCAACCTGTATTGATAGAAGGTAAAGCTATAAGATTACACCCTCTTGTTTGTTCTGCCTTCAATGCTGACTTTGATGGGGACCAAATGGCTGTACACTTAACTTTATCTCCTGAATCAATGATGGAAGCCAAACTTTTAATGTTTGCTCCTAATAATATTATTTCTCCTTCTAGTGGAGAACCTATTGCAGTTCCATCTCAAGATATGGTAATGGGATGTTTCTATATGACAAAAGAAAGACCTGGAGAAAAAGGAGAAGGTAAACTATTCTCTAATATAGAACAAGTTATTACTGCTTATCAAAATGATAAAGTTGGAACTCATGCTCTAATAAAAGTTAGAATGAATGGAGAGTTAGTTGAAACAACTCCAGGAAGAGTATTATTTAATGAAATTTTACCAGAAATAGATAGAAATTATCATAAAACTTATGGTAAAGGAGAAATAAAAGCTTTAATTAAATCTCTATATGAAGCTCATGGCTTTACTGAAACAGCAGAACTTATTAACAGAGTTAAAAACTTTGGATACCACTATGGTACATTTGCAGGAGTTTCAGTAGGAATAGAAGATTTAGAAGTTCCACCTAAGAAGAAAGATTTATTGAATAAAGCAGACAAAGAAGTTGCTCAAATAGAAAAGGATTATAAATCTGGAAAAATTATAAATGAAGAAAGATATAGAAAGACAATAGAAGTTTGGTCAAGAACAACTGAAGCAGTTACTAAGGCAATGATGGATAACTTGGATGAATTTAACCCAGTTTATATGATGGCAACATCAGGAGCCAGAGGTAATGTAAGCCAAATGAGACAATTAGCTGGAATGAGAGGAAACATGGCAGATACACAAGGTAGAACCATAGAAGTTCCTATAAAGGCTAACTTTAGAGAAGGACTAACAGTATTGGAATTCTTTATGTCTTCACATGGAGCAAGAAAAGGACTTGCCGATACAGCATTAAGAACTGCCGATTCAGGATATTTAACAAGAAGACTTGTTGATATTTCTCATGAAGTTATTGTTAATGAAGAAGATTGTCATACTCATGAAGGAATAGAAGTTGAAGCACTTGTTGGTGCAAATGGTAAAGTAATTGAAAAATTAAGTGAAAGAATTAATGGTAGAGTTTTAGCAGAAGACCTTGTTCATAAAGGAAAGAAAATTGCTAAAAGAAATACTATGATTCATAAAGACTTATTAGATAAAATTGAAGAATTAGGAATTAAGAAAGTAAAAATAAGATCTCCTTTAACTTGTGCATTAGAAAAAGGAGTTTGTCAAAAATGTTATGGTATGGACTTATCAAACTACAATGAGATTTTATTAGGAGAAGCAGTTGGAGTAGTTGCTGCTCAATCAATAGGAGAACCTGGTACTCAGCTTACAATGAGAACATTCCATACAGGAGGAGTTGCAGGAGCAGCTACTGTTGTAAATTCTAAAAAAGCTGAAAATGATGGTGAAGTATCATTTAGAGATATTAAAACTATTGAAATTGATGGTGAAGATGTAGTTGTTAGCCAAGGTGGAAAAATCATTATAGCTGATAATGAACATGAAGTTGACTCAGGTTCAGTAATAAGAGTAAAAGAAGGACAAAAGGTAAAAGAAGGAGATGTACTTGTTACATTTGACCCTTATCATATTCCTATAATTTCATCTCATGATGGAAAAGTTCAATATAGACATTTTACTCCTAAAAATATAAGAGATGAAAAATATGATGTTCATGAATATCTAGTTGTAAGATCTGTTGACAGTGTTGACTCAGAACCAAGAGTACACATACTTGATAAGAAAAATGAAAAATTAGCTACTTATAACATTCCTTATGGTGCATATATGATGGTAAGAGATGGGGCTAAAGTTAAAAAAGGTGACATCATAGCTAAGATTATCAAGTTAGGAGAAGGTACTAAGGATATCACTGGAGGTCTTCCAAGAGTACAAGAATTATTTGAAGCAAGAAATCCAAAAGGAAAAGCAACACTTGCAGAAATAGATGGAAGAATAGAAATATTGCCAACTAAGAAAAAACAAATGCGTGTTGTTAATGTTAGATCATTAGAAAATCCAGAAGAATTTAAAGAATATTTAATTCCTATGGGAGAACGTCTAGTTGTTACTGATGGATTAAAAATAAAAGCTGGAGATAAGATAACAGAAGGAGCAATTTCTCCTTATGACGTACTAAGTATCAAAGGTCTTGTAGCAGCTGAACAATTTATACTTGAGTCTGTACAACAAGTGTATAGAGATCAAGGGGTTACAGTTAATGATAAACATATAGAAATTATTGTTAAACAAATGTTTAGAAAAGTTAGAATAGTTGATTCTGGAGCATCTTTATTCCTTGAAGATGAAGTTATAGAAAAGAGAGTTGTAGACCTTGAAAACAAGAAATTGGAAGAAGAAGGAAAAGCACTTATTAAATATGAACCAGTTATACAAGGTATCACAAAAGCGGCTGTAAATACAGGAAGCTTTATATCTGCTGCTTCATTCCAAGAAACAACAAAAGTTTTATCAAATGCTGCTATTGAAGGAAAGGTTGACTACCTAGAAGGATTGAAAGAAAATGTAATTTTAGGTAAGAAAATTCCAGCAGGAACAGGATTTAATAAATATAAGGCTATAAAGATTAAATATAACAGTGAAGAAAAACCAGAAGAAGAATAA
- the rpoB gene encoding DNA-directed RNA polymerase subunit beta — MQKLIERLDFGKIKPRGQMPHFLEFQLNSYEDFLQTNMSPNKREEKGFELAFKEIFPIESSNGDVRLEYIGYELHEAEAPLNDELECKKRGKTYSNSLKVRLRLINKKMGNEIQESLVYFGEVPKMTDRATFIINGAERVVVSQLHRSPGVSFSKEVNTQTGKDIFSGKIIPYKGTWLEFETDKNDFLSVKIDRKKKVLATVFLKAVDFFKDNNEIRDYFLETKELNLKALYKKYSKEPEELLNVLKQELDGSIVKEDILDEETGEFIAEVEAFINEEVINKLIENKVDKISYWYVGPESKLIANTLMNDTTLTEDEAVVEVFKKLRPGDQVTVDSARSLIRQMFFNPQRYDLEPVGRYKMNKRLKLDVPEDQISLTKEDVLGTIKYVIELNNGDQNVHTDDIDNLSNRRIRGVGELLLMQIKTGLAKMNKMVREKMTTQDIETVTPQSLLNTRPLNALIQDFFGSGQLSQFMDQSNPLAELTHKRRISALGPGGLSRERAGFEVRDVHDSHYGRICPIETPEGPNIGLIGSLATYAKINKYGFIETPYVKVENGVALVDDVHYLAADEEDGLFIAQADTKLDKNNKLEGLVVCRYGHEIVEIEPERVNYMDVSPKQVVSVSAGLIPFLEHDDANRALMGSNMQRQAVPLLRSEAPFIGTGLERKVAVDSGAVVTTKVSGKVVYVDGKKIIIEDKDKKEHTYRLLNYERSNQSMCLHQTPLVDLGDKVKAGDIIADGPATKLGDLSLGRNILMGFMPWEGYNYEDAILISDRLRKDDVFTSIHIEEYEIDARTTKLGDEEITREIPNVSESALRNLDENGIIMIGSEVGPGDILVGKTAPKGETEPPAEEKLLRAIFGEKARDVRDTSLTMPHGSKGVVVDILELSRENGDELKAGVNKSIRVLVAEKRKITVGDKMSGRHGNKGVVSRVLPAEDMPFLEDGTHLDVVLNPLGVPSRMNIGQVLEVHLGMAMRTLNGGTCIATPVFDGATEEQVKDYLEKQGYPRTGKVTLYDGRTGEKFDNKVTVGIMYMLKLHHLVEDKMHARAIGPYSLVTQQPLGGKAQFGGQRLGEMEVWALEAYGASNILQEMLTVKSDDITGRTKTYEAIIKGEAMPESDLPESFKVLLKEFQALALDIELCDEEDNVINVDEEIGIEDTPTEYSPQYEIEMTGLHEIDEDAEDFEE, encoded by the coding sequence GTGCAAAAACTCATTGAAAGACTTGATTTTGGAAAAATAAAACCTAGAGGTCAAATGCCTCATTTTCTTGAATTCCAATTAAATTCTTATGAAGATTTTCTACAAACTAATATGTCACCAAATAAAAGGGAAGAAAAAGGATTTGAATTAGCATTCAAAGAGATATTCCCAATAGAATCTTCAAATGGAGATGTAAGGCTAGAATATATAGGATATGAATTACATGAAGCGGAAGCACCATTAAATGATGAACTTGAATGTAAAAAAAGAGGTAAGACATATTCTAATTCATTGAAAGTTAGATTAAGACTTATAAATAAAAAAATGGGAAATGAAATCCAAGAATCTTTGGTATATTTTGGGGAAGTTCCTAAAATGACAGATAGAGCAACTTTTATAATCAATGGAGCAGAAAGAGTTGTTGTATCTCAGTTACATAGATCACCAGGAGTATCTTTTAGTAAGGAAGTTAATACTCAAACAGGTAAGGATATATTTTCTGGAAAGATAATTCCATATAAAGGAACTTGGCTAGAATTTGAAACTGATAAAAATGATTTTTTAAGTGTAAAGATAGATAGAAAGAAAAAAGTTTTAGCAACTGTATTTTTAAAAGCAGTAGATTTCTTTAAAGATAACAATGAAATTAGAGATTATTTCTTGGAAACTAAGGAATTGAATTTAAAAGCACTTTATAAGAAATATTCAAAAGAACCTGAAGAATTATTAAATGTATTGAAACAAGAATTAGATGGTTCAATAGTTAAAGAAGATATACTTGATGAAGAAACAGGAGAATTTATTGCTGAAGTAGAAGCTTTTATAAATGAAGAAGTAATAAATAAACTAATAGAAAATAAGGTAGATAAAATTTCTTATTGGTATGTAGGACCTGAAAGTAAGTTAATTGCAAATACATTGATGAATGATACAACTTTAACAGAAGATGAAGCTGTTGTAGAAGTATTTAAAAAGTTAAGACCAGGGGATCAAGTAACTGTTGATTCTGCTAGAAGTTTAATAAGACAAATGTTTTTTAACCCACAAAGATATGATTTAGAGCCTGTGGGAAGATATAAAATGAATAAAAGATTAAAGCTTGATGTTCCAGAAGATCAAATTTCATTGACAAAAGAGGATGTTTTAGGAACTATTAAATATGTTATAGAGCTTAATAATGGTGATCAAAATGTTCATACTGATGATATAGATAATCTATCAAATAGACGTATAAGAGGAGTAGGAGAATTACTTCTTATGCAAATTAAAACTGGACTTGCTAAGATGAATAAAATGGTTAGAGAAAAAATGACTACTCAAGATATAGAAACAGTAACTCCTCAATCATTATTAAATACTAGACCATTAAATGCTTTAATCCAAGATTTCTTTGGTTCAGGACAATTATCACAATTCATGGACCAATCAAATCCACTTGCTGAGTTAACTCACAAGAGAAGAATATCTGCCTTAGGACCTGGTGGACTTTCAAGAGAAAGAGCAGGATTCGAAGTAAGAGACGTTCATGATTCTCACTATGGAAGAATCTGTCCAATAGAAACACCAGAAGGACCAAACATTGGACTTATTGGATCACTTGCTACTTATGCTAAGATTAATAAATATGGATTTATTGAAACACCTTATGTAAAAGTAGAAAATGGAGTAGCATTAGTTGATGATGTTCATTACCTTGCAGCTGATGAAGAAGATGGATTATTTATAGCACAAGCGGATACTAAGCTTGATAAAAACAATAAACTAGAAGGTTTAGTAGTTTGTAGATATGGACATGAAATTGTTGAAATAGAACCTGAAAGAGTAAACTATATGGATGTTTCTCCTAAACAAGTTGTATCTGTATCAGCAGGGCTTATCCCATTCTTAGAACATGATGATGCCAACAGAGCATTAATGGGATCAAACATGCAAAGACAAGCTGTACCTCTATTGAGATCTGAAGCACCTTTTATAGGAACAGGACTTGAAAGAAAAGTTGCAGTAGATTCAGGTGCAGTAGTAACTACAAAAGTATCAGGAAAAGTAGTTTATGTAGATGGTAAAAAGATAATAATTGAAGACAAAGATAAAAAGGAACATACATATAGACTTTTAAACTATGAAAGATCTAACCAATCAATGTGTTTACATCAAACACCTTTGGTAGATTTAGGAGATAAAGTAAAAGCTGGAGATATAATTGCAGATGGACCTGCTACAAAATTAGGAGATCTATCTTTAGGAAGAAATATTCTTATGGGATTCATGCCTTGGGAAGGATATAACTACGAAGATGCGATTTTAATATCTGATAGACTTAGAAAAGATGATGTATTTACATCTATACATATTGAAGAATATGAAATTGATGCAAGAACTACAAAATTAGGTGATGAAGAAATTACAAGAGAAATTCCTAATGTGTCAGAAAGTGCTTTAAGAAACTTAGATGAAAATGGAATAATTATGATAGGTTCAGAAGTAGGACCAGGAGATATATTAGTTGGTAAAACTGCACCTAAGGGAGAAACAGAACCACCTGCTGAAGAAAAACTTTTAAGAGCTATATTTGGTGAAAAAGCAAGAGATGTAAGAGATACATCACTTACTATGCCTCATGGTTCTAAAGGAGTTGTTGTTGATATTCTTGAACTTTCAAGAGAAAATGGAGATGAATTAAAGGCAGGAGTAAATAAATCTATAAGAGTTTTAGTTGCTGAAAAACGTAAAATAACCGTTGGAGATAAGATGTCAGGAAGACACGGAAACAAAGGGGTTGTTTCAAGAGTATTACCAGCAGAAGATATGCCTTTCTTAGAAGATGGAACTCACTTAGATGTTGTGTTAAACCCTCTTGGAGTACCTTCTCGTATGAACATAGGACAAGTTCTTGAAGTACACTTAGGTATGGCAATGAGAACTTTAAATGGTGGAACTTGTATAGCTACACCAGTATTTGATGGTGCAACAGAAGAACAAGTAAAAGATTATCTTGAAAAACAAGGATATCCAAGAACAGGAAAAGTAACTTTATATGATGGAAGAACTGGAGAAAAGTTTGACAATAAAGTTACAGTTGGAATAATGTATATGTTAAAATTACACCACCTTGTTGAAGACAAAATGCATGCCAGAGCAATAGGACCTTATTCATTGGTAACTCAACAACCACTTGGAGGTAAGGCACAATTTGGTGGACAAAGACTTGGAGAAATGGAAGTTTGGGCATTAGAAGCATATGGAGCATCTAATATACTTCAAGAAATGTTAACTGTAAAATCAGATGATATTACAGGAAGAACTAAAACTTATGAAGCTATAATTAAGGGTGAAGCTATGCCAGAATCAGATTTACCTGAATCTTTTAAAGTTCTTTTAAAAGAATTCCAAGCATTAGCATTAGATATAGAATTGTGTGATGAAGAAGACAATGTTATAAATGTAGATGAAGAAATAGGAATTGAAGATACTCCAACAGAATACTCACCACAATATGAAATAGAAATGACTGGGCTTCATGAAATAGATGAAGATGCGGAAGATTTTGAAGAGTAA
- a CDS encoding YicC/YloC family endoribonuclease — protein sequence MRSMTGYSKLNYEDENYVINMEIKSVNNKNLATKIKLPYNLNLLESFIRGEIASLISRGSIDFRIEFENKNESLKNLKYDENLAKSCMDILNKMEEDFNDKFSNKLDFLVRNFGVISQKDLDTDEEKYKEIIDLKLKELLQNFIKTKVEEGNRLRVFFKEQLGILKSKLEQVKKLKPQVVENYKQRLLNNINSIKVDINFNEEDILKEVLLFSDRVDITEEISRLESHFKQLEHEFEIDEISQGKKIEFIFQEVFREFNTMGVKSNMYEISKLVVESKNELEKMREQIMNIE from the coding sequence ATGAGAAGTATGACAGGTTATTCCAAGTTAAATTATGAAGATGAAAACTATGTAATTAATATGGAAATAAAAAGTGTGAATAATAAAAATTTAGCCACTAAAATCAAACTTCCATATAATTTAAACCTACTCGAAAGTTTTATAAGAGGAGAAATCGCCTCTCTAATAAGTAGAGGTTCTATTGATTTTAGAATAGAATTTGAAAATAAAAATGAAAGTCTTAAAAATTTAAAATATGATGAGAATTTAGCAAAATCTTGTATGGATATTTTAAATAAAATGGAAGAAGATTTTAATGATAAATTTTCAAATAAATTAGATTTCTTAGTTAGAAATTTTGGAGTTATTTCACAAAAAGATTTAGATACAGATGAAGAGAAGTACAAAGAAATTATAGATTTAAAACTTAAAGAGTTACTTCAAAACTTTATTAAAACTAAGGTTGAAGAAGGAAATAGGTTAAGAGTTTTCTTTAAAGAACAACTAGGTATTCTAAAATCAAAATTAGAACAAGTGAAAAAATTAAAGCCACAAGTTGTAGAAAATTACAAACAAAGATTACTAAATAATATAAATTCTATTAAAGTTGATATTAATTTTAATGAGGAAGACATTTTGAAGGAAGTTTTATTATTTAGTGATAGAGTGGATATAACAGAAGAAATATCAAGGTTAGAAAGTCATTTCAAACAACTGGAACATGAGTTTGAAATAGATGAAATCTCTCAGGGAAAGAAAATAGAGTTCATTTTTCAAGAAGTATTTAGAGAATTTAATACAATGGGAGTAAAATCAAATATGTATGAAATATCTAAATTAGTTGTTGAAAGTAAAAATGAATTAGAGAAAATGAGAGAACAAATAATGAATATTGAATAA